One genomic region from Cellulomonas hominis encodes:
- a CDS encoding DedA family protein: MNAALAALTAAAPGSGTSELTGLAGWVVSVVEALGPVGVGLLVALENLFPPIPSEVVLPVAGYVASQGEMNLAGAIVGATAGAVAGAWALYGLGAWLGRERLRRWLARVPLMEVEDLDRAEAWFDRHGGAAVLIGRCVPVVRSLVSVPAGLERMPQTRFLLYTAVGSAVWNTLLIVAGYVLGAQWEDVGHYSDYINYAVYAAIAFVVIRFVWTRLRRRRLAARP; the protein is encoded by the coding sequence ATGAACGCCGCCCTCGCCGCCCTGACCGCCGCCGCCCCGGGCTCCGGCACGTCCGAGCTGACGGGGCTGGCCGGGTGGGTGGTGAGCGTCGTGGAGGCCCTCGGCCCGGTCGGCGTCGGCCTGCTGGTGGCGCTGGAGAACCTGTTCCCGCCCATCCCGTCCGAGGTCGTGCTGCCGGTTGCCGGGTACGTCGCGAGCCAGGGCGAGATGAACCTGGCCGGTGCGATCGTCGGGGCCACCGCCGGCGCGGTCGCCGGGGCGTGGGCGCTGTACGGGCTCGGCGCCTGGCTCGGCCGGGAGCGGTTGCGCCGGTGGCTGGCGCGGGTCCCGCTGATGGAGGTCGAGGACCTCGACCGGGCCGAGGCGTGGTTCGACCGGCACGGCGGCGCCGCGGTGCTGATCGGCCGGTGCGTGCCCGTCGTGCGCTCGCTCGTGTCCGTCCCGGCCGGGCTGGAGCGGATGCCGCAGACCCGGTTCCTGCTCTACACCGCCGTCGGCAGCGCCGTGTGGAACACCCTGCTCATCGTCGCGGGGTACGTCCTCGGGGCGCAGTGGGAGGACGTCGGCCACTACTCCGACTACATCAACTACGCCGTGTACGCGGCGATCGCGTTCGTGGTGATCCGCTTCGTCTGGACGCGCCTGCGCCGCCGCCGCCTCGCCGCCCGCCCCTGA
- a CDS encoding FAD-dependent oxidoreductase has protein sequence MAAPRVVVVGGGYGGARVASLLDDVAEVVLVEPKDAFVHASAALRAAVDPVWESRVFFPYDRLLERGRVVQQRVERATSAGVQLGDGTSLDADYLVLATGTSYPFPAKFIEAETRVAQARLARMREGLERAERVLVVGAGAVGLELVGELLDSYPHLAITVVDQAHDALTSGDYLPELRAAVHEQLDGRDVRFVFGSRLGYLPPVDVGVHEPFAVETEAGERIEAQMWFRCYGNLPASDYLAGDLADARNGLGEVRVDPTLALAGHPTVYAVGDITDVPESKRASAARDHAAVVAQNIRAAIAGEAPSATYAPAPERIVLPLGRSGGASQVTDEEGAHRILGAEETSRIKGADLYSTAMAELFG, from the coding sequence ATGGCAGCACCGCGGGTCGTCGTGGTCGGGGGCGGGTACGGCGGGGCGCGCGTCGCCTCCCTGCTGGACGACGTGGCCGAGGTGGTGCTGGTCGAGCCGAAGGACGCCTTCGTCCACGCGTCGGCCGCGCTGCGCGCGGCGGTCGACCCGGTGTGGGAGTCCCGGGTCTTCTTCCCGTACGACCGGCTGCTCGAGCGCGGGCGGGTCGTGCAGCAGCGCGTCGAGCGGGCGACCTCCGCGGGCGTGCAGCTCGGGGACGGCACGTCGCTGGACGCCGACTACCTGGTCCTCGCGACCGGGACGTCCTACCCCTTCCCCGCGAAGTTCATCGAGGCGGAGACCCGCGTGGCGCAGGCCCGGCTGGCCCGGATGCGCGAGGGCCTGGAGCGGGCCGAGCGCGTGCTGGTGGTCGGCGCCGGCGCGGTCGGCCTCGAGCTCGTCGGGGAGCTGCTCGACTCCTACCCGCACCTGGCGATCACGGTCGTCGACCAGGCCCACGACGCCCTGACCAGCGGCGACTACCTGCCTGAGCTGCGCGCGGCCGTGCACGAGCAGCTCGACGGCCGGGACGTCCGGTTCGTGTTCGGCTCGCGGCTCGGCTACCTGCCGCCGGTCGACGTGGGCGTCCACGAGCCGTTCGCCGTCGAGACCGAGGCCGGCGAGCGCATCGAGGCGCAGATGTGGTTCCGCTGCTACGGCAACCTGCCGGCGAGCGACTACCTGGCCGGCGACCTCGCGGACGCGCGCAACGGGCTCGGCGAGGTGCGGGTCGACCCGACGCTCGCCCTGGCCGGGCACCCGACGGTGTACGCGGTCGGCGACATCACCGACGTGCCGGAGTCCAAGCGCGCCTCCGCGGCCCGGGACCACGCAGCCGTCGTGGCGCAGAACATCCGCGCCGCGATCGCCGGCGAGGCGCCGTCCGCGACGTACGCGCCGGCGCCGGAGCGGATCGTGCTGCCGCTGGGCCGCAGCGGCGGCGCCTCCCAGGTGACGGACGAGGAGGGCGCGCACCGCATCCTCGGCGCGGAGGAGACCAGCCGCATCAAGGGCGCGGACCTCTACTCGACCGCGATGGCCGAGCTCTTCGGCTGA
- a CDS encoding glycoside hydrolase family 3 C-terminal domain-containing protein, with protein MSVAFDVERVLAELTLEEKAALTSGSDFWHTEGVERLGVPEVMVTDGPHGLRKQAESADHLGIGNSVPATCFPPAAALASTWDVDLLDRVGRALGRETRGNEVAVLLGPGVNMKRSPLCGRNFEYLSEDPALAGDLGAALVAGIQSEGVGTSLKHYAANNQETDRMRVSSDVDERTLREIYFPAFERVVTRARPWTVMCSYNRINGTYASQDHWLLTEVLRDEWGFEGLVVSDWGAVVDRVAALAAGLDLEMPATGGRTDALVVDAVKNGTLDEAVLDVAVRRVLTMIAKAQPALAEPGTVDVEAHHALAREAAADGSVLLKNAAVGGAPVLPLSTEAAAEAVVIGEFARTPRYQGAGSSQVNPTRLDDALTALRTVTGVDLPFTAGFSVAGVEGSQDADDAALLAEAVAAARGAGTVLLFLGLPAPDESEGYDRTHLGLPANQLAVLRAVAEVNDRVVVVLANGSAVSVEWQDSAAAVLETWLGGQAGGSAVADLLLGVRNPSGKLAETIPHRVEDTPAFGNFPGDNGHVRYGEGVLIGYRWYDTRLVDVAYPFGHGLSYTTFGYSDVAATVSGEGAGSSVEVRVTVTNTGARAGAETVQVYVGDPEAAVLRPVRELKAFAKVTLEPGASRTLTFTLGARDLSYWHPGLRRWVVGGGRTVVEVGASSRDIRGTAEVAVAGEPLWGDLTADGTVNEWLAHPVGKELLGSAFGEATARLDATMLAMMGDMPMRVVASFGMGGFDLDGLDALVARSRTA; from the coding sequence ATGTCCGTCGCATTCGACGTCGAGCGTGTCCTGGCCGAGCTCACCCTGGAGGAGAAGGCCGCGCTGACGTCCGGCTCCGACTTCTGGCACACCGAGGGCGTCGAGCGCCTGGGCGTGCCGGAGGTCATGGTCACCGACGGCCCGCACGGGCTGCGCAAGCAGGCCGAGAGCGCCGACCACCTGGGCATCGGGAACTCCGTGCCCGCCACCTGCTTCCCGCCCGCCGCCGCCCTGGCGTCCACCTGGGACGTCGACCTGCTCGACCGCGTGGGCCGCGCGCTGGGCCGGGAGACCCGCGGCAACGAGGTCGCCGTGCTGCTCGGCCCCGGCGTGAACATGAAGCGCTCGCCGCTGTGCGGGCGGAACTTCGAGTACCTCTCCGAGGACCCGGCGCTCGCCGGCGACCTCGGCGCGGCCCTGGTCGCCGGCATCCAGTCCGAGGGCGTCGGGACGTCGCTCAAGCACTACGCCGCGAACAACCAGGAGACCGACCGCATGCGGGTCTCCTCCGACGTCGACGAGCGGACCCTGCGCGAGATCTACTTCCCGGCCTTCGAGCGGGTCGTCACGCGCGCCCGGCCGTGGACGGTCATGTGCTCGTACAACCGGATCAACGGCACCTACGCGTCGCAGGACCACTGGCTGCTCACCGAGGTGCTGCGTGACGAGTGGGGCTTCGAGGGCCTGGTCGTGTCCGACTGGGGCGCCGTCGTCGACCGGGTCGCCGCGCTCGCCGCCGGGCTGGACCTCGAGATGCCGGCCACCGGCGGGCGCACCGACGCCCTCGTCGTCGACGCGGTGAAGAACGGCACCCTGGACGAGGCCGTGCTCGACGTCGCGGTGCGCCGGGTGCTGACGATGATCGCGAAGGCCCAGCCGGCGCTCGCCGAGCCGGGCACCGTCGACGTCGAGGCGCACCACGCGCTGGCCCGCGAGGCCGCCGCGGACGGGTCCGTGCTGCTCAAGAACGCCGCGGTCGGCGGGGCCCCGGTGCTGCCGCTGTCCACGGAAGCCGCCGCGGAGGCCGTGGTGATCGGGGAGTTCGCGCGCACGCCGCGCTACCAGGGCGCCGGCTCCTCGCAGGTGAACCCGACCCGTCTGGACGACGCGCTCACCGCGCTGCGCACCGTCACGGGCGTGGACCTGCCGTTCACGGCCGGGTTCTCGGTCGCCGGGGTCGAGGGGTCGCAGGACGCCGACGACGCCGCTCTGCTGGCCGAGGCCGTGGCCGCCGCCCGCGGCGCCGGGACCGTGCTGCTGTTCCTCGGCCTGCCCGCCCCGGACGAGTCCGAGGGCTACGACCGCACGCACCTCGGCCTGCCGGCGAACCAGCTCGCCGTCCTGCGCGCCGTGGCCGAGGTGAACGACCGGGTCGTCGTCGTGCTGGCGAACGGCTCGGCCGTGTCCGTCGAGTGGCAGGACTCCGCGGCGGCGGTGCTCGAGACCTGGCTGGGCGGGCAGGCGGGCGGCTCGGCCGTCGCGGACCTGCTGCTCGGCGTCCGCAACCCGTCCGGCAAGCTCGCCGAGACCATCCCGCACCGCGTCGAGGACACCCCGGCGTTCGGGAACTTCCCCGGCGACAACGGGCACGTCCGGTACGGCGAGGGCGTGCTGATCGGCTACCGCTGGTACGACACCCGCCTGGTCGACGTCGCCTACCCGTTCGGCCACGGCCTGTCGTACACGACGTTCGGCTACTCCGACGTCGCGGCGACGGTGTCGGGCGAGGGCGCGGGGTCGTCGGTCGAGGTGCGCGTCACCGTGACCAACACGGGCGCGCGCGCCGGCGCCGAGACCGTCCAGGTGTACGTCGGCGACCCGGAGGCGGCCGTGCTGCGGCCCGTCCGCGAGCTCAAGGCGTTCGCCAAGGTGACGCTGGAGCCGGGCGCCTCCCGGACGCTGACGTTCACGCTCGGCGCGCGCGACCTGTCGTACTGGCACCCGGGGCTGCGCCGCTGGGTCGTCGGCGGCGGCCGCACGGTCGTCGAGGTCGGCGCCTCCTCGCGGGACATCCGGGGCACCGCCGAGGTCGCCGTCGCCGGGGAGCCGCTGTGGGGCGACCTCACCGCCGACGGCACCGTGAACGAGTGGCTGGCGCACCCGGTCGGCAAGGAGCTGCTCGGGTCGGCGTTCGGCGAGGCCACGGCCCGGCTCGACGCCACCATGCTCGCGATGATGGGCGACATGCCGATGCGCGTGGTCGCGAGCTTCGGGATGGGCGGCTTCGACCTCGACGGGCTCGACGCCCTGGTCGCGCGGTCCCGGACCGCCTGA
- a CDS encoding TetR/AcrR family transcriptional regulator encodes MSVEVQRGYAKGRAKRREIIDQAMAMFGEAGYRGASLREIAARCGISHPGLLHHFPTKESLLLAVLEHRDEVDSAWVVADEEDALSGLRRLVDLVARNAARRGIVELYAVLSAEATSADHPAHAYFQERYRGALEATGTAYRRAADAGALREGVDPAVAGVELIALMDGLQVQWLLDDGRTDMAGVVRAHVQAHLDVPL; translated from the coding sequence ATGTCGGTCGAGGTGCAGCGGGGCTACGCCAAGGGGCGCGCGAAGCGGCGCGAGATCATCGACCAGGCGATGGCGATGTTCGGTGAGGCGGGCTACCGCGGGGCGTCGCTCCGCGAGATCGCCGCCCGGTGCGGGATCTCCCACCCGGGGCTGCTGCACCACTTCCCGACCAAGGAGTCGCTGCTGCTCGCGGTGCTCGAGCACCGCGACGAGGTGGACAGCGCCTGGGTCGTCGCGGACGAGGAGGACGCGCTCAGCGGGCTGCGCCGCCTGGTCGACCTGGTCGCCCGGAACGCCGCCCGGCGCGGCATCGTCGAGCTCTACGCGGTGCTGTCCGCGGAGGCCACGTCCGCCGACCACCCCGCGCACGCGTACTTCCAGGAGCGGTACCGCGGGGCGCTCGAGGCCACCGGGACCGCCTACCGCCGCGCCGCCGACGCGGGCGCCCTGCGCGAGGGCGTCGACCCCGCCGTGGCCGGCGTCGAGCTCATCGCGCTCATGGACGGCCTGCAGGTCCAGTGGCTGCTCGACGACGGCCGCACGGACATGGCCGGCGTCGTGCGCGCGCACGTCCAGGCGCACCTGGACGTCCCGCTCTGA
- a CDS encoding DUF4190 domain-containing protein encodes MTDRFAYPDPYYAPGWAPPPARTDGVAVASLVTGVLGLGPVALGLGIAGLRRTRPGGLRGRGLATAGVVLGVVGTLAWLATIAAAVATAAATRPLAADVAAPVDAHAVQLVTGNCLGELPADGRVDRVRVVPCADAHAAQVVTSYDFGDVPWPGADAAAQRVAAACDLTDAERAEGRRMVAWSPTEASWARGDRTGLCLVVPPAPASGSAQAGG; translated from the coding sequence GTGACCGACCGGTTCGCCTACCCCGACCCGTACTACGCGCCCGGCTGGGCCCCGCCGCCCGCGCGCACGGACGGGGTCGCGGTCGCGTCGCTGGTGACCGGCGTCCTCGGGCTCGGGCCGGTGGCCCTCGGCCTGGGGATCGCGGGGCTGCGGCGCACCCGGCCGGGCGGGCTCCGCGGCCGGGGCCTCGCGACCGCGGGCGTCGTGCTCGGGGTCGTCGGCACGCTGGCGTGGCTGGCGACGATCGCCGCGGCCGTGGCGACCGCCGCCGCCACCCGGCCGCTGGCCGCCGACGTCGCCGCGCCGGTCGACGCGCACGCCGTGCAGCTCGTGACCGGCAACTGCCTCGGCGAGCTGCCGGCGGACGGGCGCGTCGACCGGGTCCGGGTGGTCCCCTGCGCCGACGCGCACGCCGCCCAGGTGGTCACGTCCTACGACTTCGGCGACGTCCCGTGGCCGGGGGCGGACGCGGCGGCGCAGCGGGTCGCGGCGGCGTGCGACCTCACGGACGCCGAGCGCGCCGAGGGCCGGCGGATGGTGGCGTGGTCGCCCACCGAGGCGTCGTGGGCGCGCGGCGACCGCACGGGCCTGTGCCTCGTCGTGCCGCCGGCGCCGGCGTCGGGCTCGGCGCAGGCCGGCGGCTGA
- a CDS encoding DUF4190 domain-containing protein, which translates to MTSPEQGAPAPGPDRPFAAPGTGSGWGDAPATPAAPAPSGYEARLPAPPADASPYAVRDAAPTSPYGAPEGAPPGYGATYGGDAPGSHATSGYDAAPGYGLTPGYGAAPGYGATPSGAAAGYGATQPGYGAAQPGYSPAQPGYGTPYAAPVGGQPVAYAPYGTWAPPAAPATDGLAIASLVLSCSSFLVYLTAPVGLGLGIAALRRIRRTGAQGRGLAIAGIVVGGIVTAFMLAFLVLMVAVVAGSSTSSSWMTNADAGVVLGPVLHAVAGAAPR; encoded by the coding sequence ATGACCTCGCCCGAGCAGGGTGCGCCGGCGCCCGGACCCGACCGCCCGTTCGCCGCGCCCGGCACCGGGTCGGGCTGGGGTGACGCCCCCGCGACCCCCGCCGCGCCGGCCCCGTCGGGGTACGAGGCCCGGCTCCCGGCCCCGCCTGCGGACGCCTCGCCGTACGCCGTCCGCGACGCCGCCCCGACGTCGCCGTACGGGGCGCCGGAGGGAGCGCCGCCGGGGTACGGGGCCACGTACGGCGGCGACGCGCCCGGCTCCCACGCGACCTCCGGGTACGACGCGGCGCCGGGGTACGGCCTGACGCCGGGGTACGGCGCGGCACCGGGGTACGGCGCGACGCCGAGTGGCGCCGCCGCCGGCTACGGCGCCACGCAGCCGGGCTACGGCGCCGCCCAGCCGGGCTACTCCCCCGCCCAGCCCGGCTACGGCACCCCCTACGCCGCCCCCGTCGGCGGCCAGCCGGTGGCCTACGCCCCCTACGGCACCTGGGCCCCGCCGGCTGCTCCCGCCACGGACGGCCTCGCGATCGCGTCGCTGGTCCTGTCGTGCTCGAGCTTCCTCGTCTACCTCACCGCCCCGGTCGGCCTGGGCCTGGGCATCGCCGCGCTGCGCCGGATCCGCCGGACCGGAGCGCAGGGCCGCGGCCTGGCGATCGCCGGGATCGTCGTCGGAGGGATCGTCACGGCGTTCATGCTGGCGTTCCTCGTCCTCATGGTCGCGGTGGTGGCGGGCTCGAGCACCTCGTCGAGCTGGATGACGAACGCGGACGCCGGCGTGGTGCTCGGGCCGGTGCTGCACGCGGTCGCGGGCGCGGCGCCGCGGTGA
- a CDS encoding exodeoxyribonuclease III: protein MRLATWNVNSVRTRVDRVIAFLERSGTDVLAMQETKCKDEQFPREAFEAAGYEVVTSGFSQWNGVAIASRVGITDVEHAFAGQPGWGEDPVTEARALGASCGGVRVWSLYIPNGREVGDPHFDYKLRWLEALRQEAGRWIEEDPALPVALVGDWNVAPLDTDVWDIGLFAGRTHVTPAEREAFAAFAAAGYTEVSREHVPAEHTYTYWDYQQLRFPRNEGMRIDFTWASPALAVRVTGATIERNERKGKAPSDHVPVVLDVADAA from the coding sequence ATGCGCCTCGCCACCTGGAACGTGAACTCCGTCCGCACCCGCGTCGACCGCGTGATCGCCTTCCTGGAGCGCTCCGGCACCGACGTCCTCGCCATGCAGGAGACGAAGTGCAAGGACGAGCAGTTCCCCCGCGAGGCGTTCGAGGCCGCGGGCTACGAGGTCGTCACCAGCGGGTTCAGCCAGTGGAACGGCGTCGCGATCGCGTCGCGGGTGGGCATCACGGACGTCGAGCACGCGTTCGCCGGGCAGCCGGGCTGGGGCGAGGACCCGGTGACCGAGGCGCGCGCGCTCGGGGCGAGCTGCGGTGGCGTGCGGGTGTGGAGCCTGTACATCCCGAACGGGCGCGAGGTCGGCGACCCGCACTTCGACTACAAGCTCCGCTGGCTGGAGGCCCTGCGGCAGGAGGCCGGCCGGTGGATCGAGGAGGACCCCGCGCTGCCCGTGGCCCTCGTCGGGGACTGGAACGTCGCGCCGCTCGACACCGACGTGTGGGACATCGGCCTGTTCGCCGGGCGCACGCACGTCACCCCCGCGGAGCGGGAGGCGTTCGCCGCGTTCGCCGCCGCCGGGTACACCGAGGTGTCCCGCGAGCACGTGCCGGCCGAGCACACGTACACCTACTGGGACTACCAGCAGCTCCGGTTCCCCCGGAACGAGGGCATGCGCATCGACTTCACCTGGGCGTCGCCCGCGCTGGCCGTCCGCGTCACCGGCGCCACCATCGAGCGGAACGAGCGCAAGGGCAAGGCGCCCTCGGACCACGTGCCGGTCGTGCTGGACGTCGCCGACGCCGCCTGA
- a CDS encoding SDR family NAD(P)-dependent oxidoreductase gives MGTALITGASAGLGLEFAWQLATARHDVVLVARDGEKLERLAAQLRAAAGVHAEVLPADLTDRADLERVAGRLRAAERPVGLLVNNAGNGLGQRFVGGDLALEEASLDLMVRAVLVLSHAAAGAMVERGRGAILNVASIAALTAGGTYSAAKAWVRSFTEGLAVELVGTGVTATALCPGLTHTEFHERAGLSGAESYPEVAWLSADRVVATALADVRRGAVISTPSLRYQVASGLLRTLPRSVVRRLGEARRDRVVGP, from the coding sequence ATGGGAACCGCACTGATCACGGGCGCCAGCGCCGGCCTGGGGCTCGAGTTCGCGTGGCAGCTCGCCACCGCGCGTCACGACGTCGTCCTGGTGGCCCGGGACGGCGAGAAGCTCGAGCGGCTCGCCGCCCAGCTGCGGGCCGCCGCGGGCGTGCACGCCGAGGTGCTGCCGGCCGACCTGACCGACCGGGCCGACCTCGAGCGGGTGGCCGGGCGGCTGCGCGCCGCCGAGCGTCCGGTCGGCCTGCTGGTGAACAACGCCGGCAACGGCCTCGGGCAGCGGTTCGTCGGCGGCGACCTGGCCCTCGAGGAGGCCTCGCTCGACCTCATGGTCCGCGCGGTGCTCGTCCTCTCGCACGCCGCGGCCGGGGCGATGGTCGAGCGCGGGCGCGGGGCGATCCTCAACGTGGCGTCGATCGCCGCGCTCACGGCGGGCGGCACGTACTCCGCGGCGAAGGCCTGGGTCCGGAGCTTCACCGAGGGCCTGGCCGTCGAGCTCGTCGGCACCGGCGTGACCGCCACCGCGCTGTGCCCGGGCCTGACGCACACGGAGTTCCACGAGCGCGCCGGCCTGAGCGGGGCGGAGTCCTACCCCGAGGTCGCGTGGCTGTCCGCGGACCGCGTCGTCGCGACCGCGCTCGCGGACGTCCGCCGGGGTGCGGTGATCTCGACGCCGAGCCTGCGGTACCAGGTCGCCTCCGGGCTGCTGCGGACCCTGCCGCGGTCGGTGGTGCGCCGGCTCGGCGAGGCCCGGCGCGACCGCGTGGTCGGTCCCTGA
- the pyrE gene encoding orotate phosphoribosyltransferase: MSPTPREQLRDLIVELAVVRGRVTLSSGREADYYVDLRRVTLHHRAAPLIGHVLLDRLEEVGLGTADVEAVGGLTLGADPVATALLHAAASRGQDLDAFVVRKEAKAHGMQRRIEGPDIAGRPVVVLEDTSTTGGSPIAALEAAREAGADVRGVAVIVDRGTGAQERIEALGVPYHYLYDLADLGLA, translated from the coding sequence ATGTCCCCGACCCCGCGCGAGCAGCTGCGCGACCTGATCGTCGAGCTCGCGGTCGTCCGCGGCCGGGTCACGCTGTCCTCGGGCCGCGAGGCCGACTACTACGTCGACCTGCGCCGCGTGACGCTGCACCACCGCGCCGCCCCGCTCATCGGCCACGTGCTGCTGGACCGGCTGGAGGAGGTCGGGCTGGGCACCGCCGACGTCGAGGCGGTCGGCGGGCTGACGCTCGGCGCCGACCCCGTCGCGACCGCCCTGCTGCACGCCGCGGCGTCCCGGGGGCAGGACCTGGACGCGTTCGTGGTCCGCAAGGAGGCCAAGGCGCACGGCATGCAGCGCCGCATCGAGGGCCCGGACATCGCGGGCCGGCCGGTCGTCGTGCTGGAGGACACCTCCACGACGGGCGGCTCCCCGATCGCGGCGCTCGAGGCGGCCCGCGAGGCCGGTGCCGACGTGCGCGGCGTCGCGGTGATCGTCGACCGGGGCACCGGCGCGCAGGAGAGGATCGAGGCGCTCGGCGTCCCGTACCACTACCTCTACGACCTCGCGGACCTCGGCCTCGCCTGA
- a CDS encoding YwiC-like family protein, with amino-acid sequence MTRPTARPAAKRRRIPRGWVPNQHGAWAMVVAPPVVGALVAGPTGWHALLLVAWLAAYCAYFAATQWLRSGRRSRYRGPVVGYGVATALLGGTLLATHPALLRWAPVYAVLLGLSLRYAARREDRSYGNDLVTIAAAALLTVVAAGLGEPVTGWWPPGADDGAAWAATGLLAAYLVGTVPYVKSMIRERDRPGTYRLSTGYHGALVAAALVLAALGRPGGATGWALVLLAWALLLRAAVLPRRGRVRPAVIGAGEVVATLAVTAVTLAAV; translated from the coding sequence GTGACCCGCCCGACCGCGCGCCCCGCCGCGAAGCGCCGCCGGATCCCCCGGGGCTGGGTGCCGAACCAGCACGGCGCCTGGGCGATGGTCGTCGCCCCGCCCGTGGTGGGTGCCCTCGTCGCCGGGCCGACCGGGTGGCACGCGCTGCTGCTCGTCGCCTGGCTGGCGGCGTACTGCGCCTACTTCGCGGCGACCCAGTGGCTGCGGTCCGGCCGCAGGTCGCGCTACCGGGGCCCGGTCGTCGGGTACGGCGTCGCGACGGCCCTGCTCGGCGGGACGCTGCTCGCCACCCACCCCGCGCTGCTCCGGTGGGCGCCGGTGTACGCGGTGCTGCTGGGGCTGAGCCTGCGCTACGCCGCCCGGCGCGAGGACCGGTCGTACGGCAACGACCTCGTGACGATCGCGGCGGCGGCGCTGCTGACCGTGGTCGCCGCCGGGCTCGGCGAGCCGGTGACCGGCTGGTGGCCGCCCGGCGCGGACGACGGCGCGGCGTGGGCGGCGACCGGGCTGCTCGCGGCGTACCTGGTCGGGACGGTCCCGTACGTGAAGTCGATGATCCGCGAGCGCGACCGCCCCGGCACCTACCGGCTGTCCACCGGGTACCACGGCGCCCTCGTGGCGGCGGCGCTGGTGCTCGCGGCGCTCGGCCGCCCGGGCGGGGCCACCGGGTGGGCCCTCGTGCTGCTGGCGTGGGCGCTGCTGCTCCGGGCGGCCGTGCTGCCGCGCCGCGGCCGGGTGCGGCCGGCGGTGATCGGGGCGGGCGAGGTCGTCGCGACGCTGGCGGTCACCGCCGTCACCCTGGCCGCGGTCTGA